The Thermonema lapsum sequence TATCAGGAGCTTATCAAACATTTTAAAGATTTCGGAAGAGGGCTGGTGAATGACAATAAAAATGAGTTTTCCCTTCAAGGAAAGCTCTTTGAGCAGGTCCATGACATTTTCAGAGTCACGCGAAGACAAGCCGGAAGTAGGTTCGTCGAGAAAGAGCACAGAAGGCTCTCGAATAAGTTCGAGGGCAATATTAAGACGCTTGCGCTGTCCGCCACTGATAGTTTTTTGTAATACCGAACCTACCTTCAAATCTTTGATATGCTCCAAACCCAAATTGGCAAGCGTATTCATGACCCGCTCGTGCAGTTGCTGCTCGCTCAGGTCTTTAAAACAGAGTTTGGTGCTGTAGTACAGGTTTTGATATACAGTTAGCTCTTCAATCAAGAGGTCATCTTGCGCCACATAGCCAATCACCCCTTCGATGCGCTGCTTGTCCTGCTCGTCGTGTATATCCACTCCATTGAGAAGTACCTTGCCCTTGTAGGGCTTTTCCAAGCCGGAGAGCACATTCAGGAGGGTGGTTTTTCCTGCTCCGCTGGCTCCCATGATGGCAATCAGGCGCCCAGCTCCTTCTTTTAGGTTGACGTTGCGCACCCCGATGTTGCCATTTTTGAAACGGAACTCGAGGTCGATGGCTTCAAAAGAGATAGGCTTTATGTTTTTACCCATAAAGCCACTCACCACCTCACTGTAATAGACTACTTCCAGCTGTGTGCGGATAATACTGCCCCGGGCAAATACTTCTACGACGTTCGGTGTGATTTCTGTAGTATCGAGACGAACCACCTCATGGTCGCCCTCTTTGTCGGGAATATAACGCACAAAGAAAATGTCAACTTCGGGAATACGCAGAAAAACCAAAGCACCTTTCAAGCCTTTTTCAGGCGAAAGATGCTTTGCCAGTTGTTCGTTTGTAGGATAAAAATCGGAAGCGATAATAAGCACCTCTTCATGCAAAAGAAGGTCTTCCAAGTTTCCCAGCACGAAGTCTTTGATGAGGTCAAAATATTCATGCAGCTGTAGTGCCGATGCCGCCGTGTCTATCACCTCCATGCGCTTGGCGCTGAGGTTGTTATCACAGGCGACCAGTTCGAACATGCGAATCAAGGCATAGACCTTCTGCTGAAGGTCAAGGTTTTCATTGATTTGCTTACACATTTTCAAAGCACGCACCGAGAAGCGCATGAACACCTTGTCTTCTACAACTTTTTCAATCTTCTCGGTGAGTACTCCCTCTTCTTTATCACCCAGTTGTTCGTATTCCTTTTGCTTGGCTTTTTCTATGATTTCTTTAAACTCCTGACCTACTTCTTCATAAATTTCAAGATACTTGGGCACCGAAGCTTTGTCCAGAACCCGTTGAAAATAGTCCTCTACATAGGCACGCTCTTTGTCAGAGGTGCCACCATCTTGCATGGTGGTAATAGCAAATAGCTTTGCTAAAGCCTCTAATACATTTTCACTCATATGTTGCTGGTTGGTTCTATGCTCTCGGGCGCCAAGCTGGCAATGGGTTAGTCTGCCAATACTCTAAATTCAAATTCTACATTGACCATATCTTCAAACTCTTTGCCTGCTTCCTCCATATCTTCATCCTCTTCAAGGTGATACCAAACTACCTTGGCATTAGGAATATTCTCCAAGGTTTGCAGCACATCTAACAATAGTTTGGAAGAAGCAGTATTGAAGTATTCGAGTTTAAAGTTAAATACGGTTTCAGGGTTGGGGTTAGAGGCATACTGCTGCAACCATTCGATGATAGGGCGATAGAACTCGCGTGCATCCTCAGGCAGAGAACGTCCCGAAATTTCAAACACGCCGTTGTCTTTATCCAAAATCACTTTGGGGGTATCCTCTTTTCCTTCTAAGCTGATGATGTTCATATGTCCTTCAGTTATTTTGTGGATTACAAAATTATAAAAAGTTAGATGGAATTATTCTTCTCTTGGAACAGTAATTTGCAGTGAAAAGAAGGAAAACTCATCGTTGATGGGCTCGAATGAGTATTCGAGTTTTTGACCAGACTTGCGCGCCATATCGATAAAGCCCAAACCAGCACCTCCTTTTTCGGATATTTCGCCTTTTTTAATTACCTCTTTATACAACTCCTTGAGACCTTCTTTATCCAAGGCATTTACTTGGTCAATTTTACTCGAGATAAACTCTATAGATTCATTGCGCACGGGGTTTCCCGAATTAATCAAATATTGAGAAACGCTTTTGCCCAGAAGGAAGATGGCATTATTGCGCAAACCATCTTCTCCTCTTTCATTCAGATCTTCGGCATGTTTCACTATGTTTTGCAAGCATTCCACCATCACATTGAAAACCTTGCGCTTCACCCCAGAGCTCTCGCCAATGGCATCCATATTTCGTTCTGCCATAGCCAGAATAGATTTGGTGATTTCTTGCGTAAACTCTCCCTCATATACCAATATGAGGTTGTGTGCCAACATAGTCTTGTGTAAGTCAAAAACATATTTCATAGCCAAATGCTCGTTTTAGTTAATTGTAAAGATTAACAAAATAAAATTAAATTTCCACTAAATTTATACATAAAAGCAAAATTATATATGTTTTTTACTCCAAATATTTGAATATCAGAAGCGAATACCTATAAACAAGATGTCATCGGTCTGCTTTTTATCGCCCATCCACTCCATGAAGTCAGTATCCAGTGCCAGGGCTATCTTATCCATCGCCTCCTGTCTATGTTCCAAAATAATGTCACGGATGCGTTTGGAAGAAAACTTCCGGTTTTGCGGTCCTCCAAATTGGTCGGGCATACCATCAGAAAACAGATAGATGCTCAGTCCTTCTTTTATCTCCAGCTCATGTAGCGAGAACTTCTCGCGATCGTGGAACTGTCCGCCGCCAATGGGCATCTTATCGCCTTTAATCTCCTGTACTTTTTCATCGGAAGGATAGAGATAGTAAAGCGGACGGTGCGC is a genomic window containing:
- a CDS encoding DUF1987 domain-containing protein — protein: MNIISLEGKEDTPKVILDKDNGVFEISGRSLPEDAREFYRPIIEWLQQYASNPNPETVFNFKLEYFNTASSKLLLDVLQTLENIPNAKVVWYHLEEDEDMEEAGKEFEDMVNVEFEFRVLAD
- a CDS encoding SiaB family protein kinase; this translates as MKYVFDLHKTMLAHNLILVYEGEFTQEITKSILAMAERNMDAIGESSGVKRKVFNVMVECLQNIVKHAEDLNERGEDGLRNNAIFLLGKSVSQYLINSGNPVRNESIEFISSKIDQVNALDKEGLKELYKEVIKKGEISEKGGAGLGFIDMARKSGQKLEYSFEPINDEFSFFSLQITVPREE